One window of Streptococcus suis genomic DNA carries:
- a CDS encoding phage tail protein yields the protein MAEKNKVTFGLQDVHWAEVTSEGSDGTLTYGNVERLRGAAELTLEPTGDKGSYKADNINFYTTESNDGYEGTLKVALLTQEFLTRVLGEQLDATTNTISEIANSEKKNFALMFRFEGDKKETLHVLYYCYASRPTVGSKTKSGSDINEVELTFTASPRPLDKVVRRRTTEETSDEIRQNWFKAVFEPRK from the coding sequence ATGGCTGAAAAGAATAAGGTCACCTTTGGACTACAAGATGTCCATTGGGCAGAAGTTACAAGCGAAGGTTCTGATGGTACGTTGACATACGGCAATGTAGAACGACTTCGTGGTGCTGCAGAATTAACCCTTGAACCAACTGGTGATAAGGGTTCTTATAAGGCAGACAATATCAATTTTTATACAACGGAGTCAAACGATGGTTACGAAGGAACACTAAAAGTTGCTCTTCTAACGCAGGAATTTTTGACTCGAGTCCTTGGAGAGCAGTTGGATGCGACGACAAATACCATTTCAGAAATCGCAAACAGCGAAAAGAAAAATTTTGCGTTGATGTTCCGTTTTGAAGGGGATAAAAAAGAAACATTACACGTTTTGTATTATTGTTACGCATCTCGTCCGACTGTTGGTTCAAAAACCAAGTCTGGTTCAGATATCAATGAGGTAGAGTTGACCTTTACTGCCAGTCCTCGCCCTCTTGATAAGGTTGTACGTCGACGAACAACGGAGGAAACGAGTGATGAGATTCGTCAAAACTGGTTCAAGGCAGTTTTTGAACCTCGTAAGTAA
- a CDS encoding phage tail tape measure protein, protein MAGNIKGITIEIGGDTQPLQDALKGVNKQASEATKELRQIDKALKFDTGNVTLLTQKQEVLAKQVETTKEKLSTLRQAQSQVEAQFKAGDIGADQYRAFQREVETTQRLLTSYETKLADVSSTLENHGRASSSAAHQLDKLQVEQGQLASEMNKVTSQFELQESALSSNSSEAERNAIAQQKIGAQSEIVSKQISNLEKQLALTKSEYGENSIEANKMEAELNQAKTALNNLNNEMDETKSSADGAQDGMKAMSDTIRAEALQATSEKLADISQKIFEVGTESMSAAAQLQASNAQFSTVFGDMENAAKDALNKIGEEMDIVPERLQGSFTQMASFAKTSGMDTAQALDLTTRATRAAADGAAFYDKSIEEVTENLQSFLKGNYENDAALGISATETTRNAAANKLYGKSFNELSEAQKQLTLLQMVEDGNELSGALGQAARESDGLENVLGNLRQSGTNALAAIGQPILEMLIPVFQSLADIVSQLATWFTNLSSPIKEVVIIFTGILAVVGMLLPIFLGLQVAAAAMGTTVVGMITAFLPIVGIIVGIVAAITLLIVGLKELWTNHEGFRTAVTEIWNSIYAFLSMIIQQISSFVMSIWGTLTTWWTENQQLILNAATTVWNAINTVIQTVMTILGPLIQASWENIKLIITAAWEMIKIVVETAINVVLGIIKAVMQVITGDWTGAWETIKQVLSMAWEGIKSLISLALNFIAQYISTAWTGIKNTISNLLTAISSVVSSIWSAIQSTISNILSNIGVTVSNIWNGIRNTVSSVLNGISSTVSSVWNGVKNTISNAINGARDAVSNAINAIKNLFNFQIRWPHIPLPHFRVSGSANPLDWLKGGIPRISIDWYAKGGILTKPTAFGMNGNSLMVGGEAGKEAVLPLNEQTLGAIGRGIAKTMTSNLPTIHITISGNTVREETDLHRLAEMVGEKLVYELERQQGLRGVKP, encoded by the coding sequence ATGGCTGGAAACATCAAGGGAATTACGATTGAAATTGGTGGCGATACCCAACCCTTACAAGATGCACTTAAGGGTGTAAACAAACAAGCATCTGAAGCTACCAAAGAACTAAGACAGATTGATAAGGCTCTCAAGTTTGATACTGGCAATGTCACTCTTCTGACGCAAAAGCAGGAAGTCTTGGCAAAACAAGTCGAGACAACCAAAGAAAAATTGTCAACGCTCCGTCAAGCCCAATCACAGGTGGAAGCTCAATTTAAGGCTGGGGATATTGGGGCAGACCAGTACCGTGCCTTTCAACGTGAGGTGGAAACTACTCAAAGGCTGTTAACGTCCTATGAAACTAAGTTAGCTGATGTATCATCAACACTTGAGAATCACGGTCGAGCTAGTAGTTCAGCGGCTCACCAATTAGATAAACTCCAAGTGGAGCAGGGGCAGTTAGCAAGTGAGATGAACAAGGTCACGTCTCAATTTGAGTTACAAGAAAGTGCTTTGTCATCCAATAGTTCCGAAGCAGAACGCAATGCCATAGCCCAACAAAAGATTGGAGCACAGTCAGAAATTGTTTCTAAACAAATTTCCAATCTCGAAAAGCAACTAGCCCTGACAAAGAGTGAATATGGTGAGAATTCCATTGAAGCGAATAAGATGGAAGCTGAGTTGAACCAAGCAAAGACCGCACTCAATAACCTGAACAATGAGATGGATGAGACCAAATCCTCTGCTGATGGTGCTCAGGATGGCATGAAAGCCATGTCTGACACCATTCGGGCTGAGGCACTTCAAGCGACCAGTGAGAAGCTAGCAGACATCTCTCAGAAAATCTTCGAAGTCGGAACAGAGTCCATGTCTGCGGCAGCTCAACTTCAAGCCAGCAATGCCCAATTCTCTACCGTATTTGGGGATATGGAGAATGCTGCTAAGGATGCCCTCAATAAGATTGGGGAAGAGATGGACATTGTTCCAGAGCGTCTTCAAGGCTCCTTCACTCAGATGGCTTCCTTTGCCAAAACCTCTGGAATGGATACGGCTCAGGCTTTGGATCTGACCACTCGTGCCACCAGAGCAGCGGCTGATGGGGCAGCATTTTACGACAAATCCATCGAAGAAGTCACCGAAAACCTGCAGTCCTTCCTCAAAGGAAACTATGAAAATGACGCAGCTCTAGGTATTTCTGCGACAGAAACCACTCGTAATGCAGCGGCGAACAAGCTCTATGGAAAGTCCTTCAATGAACTATCAGAAGCTCAGAAGCAGTTAACCCTCCTTCAAATGGTAGAGGACGGCAATGAACTCTCTGGAGCCTTGGGACAAGCTGCAAGGGAATCAGATGGACTGGAAAACGTTCTGGGTAACTTAAGACAGTCTGGAACTAATGCTCTAGCAGCAATCGGTCAACCGATTCTGGAGATGCTTATTCCAGTCTTCCAAAGTTTGGCAGACATTGTTAGTCAACTAGCAACTTGGTTTACCAACTTATCCAGTCCCATCAAGGAAGTCGTCATTATCTTCACAGGTATTTTAGCCGTGGTAGGTATGTTACTTCCTATTTTCTTGGGCTTACAGGTTGCGGCAGCCGCTATGGGGACAACCGTTGTTGGAATGATAACGGCATTTTTGCCGATTGTGGGGATTATTGTTGGTATTGTAGCTGCCATTACCTTACTGATTGTTGGGTTAAAAGAACTCTGGACGAATCACGAAGGCTTTCGAACGGCTGTGACGGAAATCTGGAATAGTATCTATGCCTTTCTGTCCATGATCATCCAGCAGATTTCTAGTTTTGTTATGTCCATCTGGGGAACGCTAACCACATGGTGGACTGAAAACCAGCAATTGATTCTAAATGCTGCAACCACGGTATGGAATGCCATCAATACGGTTATTCAAACGGTGATGACTATTCTTGGACCGCTCATCCAAGCAAGTTGGGAGAATATCAAACTCATCATCACAGCCGCTTGGGAGATGATAAAGATTGTGGTCGAGACTGCTATCAATGTGGTACTTGGTATCATCAAGGCAGTCATGCAGGTTATCACTGGTGATTGGACTGGCGCTTGGGAAACCATCAAACAGGTCTTGTCGATGGCATGGGAGGGCATCAAGTCCCTTATTTCCTTAGCCCTCAATTTCATCGCCCAGTACATCTCAACTGCTTGGACAGGTATCAAGAATACCATCTCAAATTTACTGACAGCTATCAGTTCAGTCGTTTCATCCATTTGGTCAGCAATCCAATCAACCATATCTAATATCTTATCCAATATTGGAGTCACGGTATCCAATATTTGGAACGGTATCCGAAACACGGTCTCTAGTGTCTTGAATGGCATTTCAAGCACGGTGTCATCTGTTTGGAATGGTGTCAAGAATACCATTTCAAATGCCATCAATGGAGCGAGAGATGCCGTAAGTAACGCTATTAATGCCATCAAAAATCTCTTCAACTTCCAAATTCGCTGGCCGCATATTCCCCTCCCTCACTTTAGGGTGTCAGGATCTGCTAATCCTCTTGATTGGTTGAAGGGTGGTATTCCAAGAATTTCTATTGATTGGTATGCCAAGGGAGGTATCTTAACCAAACCAACGGCATTTGGAATGAATGGTAATAGCCTGATGGTTGGTGGTGAAGCAGGAAAAGAAGCGGTGTTGCCTTTGAATGAACAAACATTGGGTGCAATTGGTCGAGGAATCGCAAAGACCATGACAAGTAATCTACCAACCATTCACATCACTATTTCAGGTAACACAGTTAGAGAAGAGACTGACCTTCACCGACTTGCAGAGATGGTTGGAGAGAAACTAGTGTATGAATTAGAACGCCAACAAGGATTGAGAGGAGTGAAACCATGA
- a CDS encoding phage tail protein, protein MIRHNALTIGGVSTSSFPFKVIVEDSPSITVSESKSQLIEHQGLSGAVLQTNPRRSVMELSYTLYLVKPSEEQLFSFLKLFLKEGFWLENASFKTIRFWCYKVHHTPVQKDKLGVYELKVTFSCHPTKWFKTTTSQVFRSSGTLRSQGSAIAFPKITISGNSSSETSFTIGDDVIRLERLQETLIMDNNPSQPSFKTQRGQPVKWTGDFITIDAGRNDSVGVVLGSGITSLTIETNWGWA, encoded by the coding sequence ATGATTAGACATAATGCATTAACCATTGGTGGAGTATCCACGTCTAGTTTTCCTTTTAAGGTAATCGTGGAAGATAGTCCTTCAATCACAGTAAGTGAAAGTAAGTCGCAATTGATAGAACACCAAGGCCTGTCAGGAGCGGTTCTTCAAACCAATCCTCGCAGAAGTGTCATGGAACTGAGCTACACCCTCTATCTTGTAAAACCTAGTGAAGAACAGTTATTTTCCTTTTTGAAGCTATTTTTGAAAGAAGGATTTTGGCTTGAGAACGCTAGTTTCAAGACTATACGATTTTGGTGTTACAAAGTTCACCATACTCCAGTTCAAAAGGATAAGCTGGGGGTGTATGAGCTTAAGGTTACCTTTTCTTGTCACCCAACCAAGTGGTTCAAAACGACGACCTCGCAGGTGTTTAGGTCTAGTGGTACTTTGAGAAGTCAAGGTTCAGCCATTGCTTTTCCAAAGATTACCATAAGTGGCAACTCAAGTAGTGAAACTAGCTTTACGATTGGGGATGATGTCATCCGCTTGGAGCGATTACAGGAAACACTCATTATGGATAATAATCCTAGTCAGCCAAGTTTTAAGACACAAAGAGGTCAGCCTGTAAAATGGACTGGCGATTTCATTACCATTGATGCAGGCAGAAATGACTCAGTTGGAGTTGTCTTAGGTTCTGGCATCACATCATTAACAATAGAAACGAATTGGGGGTGGGCATAG
- a CDS encoding gp58-like family protein produces the protein MLSLLDKTVRTAKWHGKPLPETIKASVKETLNGDFVLNFTYPITDSGLFRELKEDYLVRSPVPVLGHQLFRIKKVIEGDTSLEVVAYHISDDIMTRLVSPFRCEQVPCATALSSMVMASKSPLGDFSFTSDIVKNRTYTTDKEQTLYSSLLDGKHSIIGTWEGELVRDNLALTIKVERGQDRGVVISTHYNLKKYQRTKESSQIITRIHATSSFKQEGQDRETVLQVTVDSPLINSYPFINEVTYTNNNLRSRQELIEWASSKFRLEGIDKPKDAIIIEAFELDGQMVHLGDTVTLKSKLHGIDVRKKAIAYDYDPLAKNYRSITFDDKASIGTGKTGVSLSTLANNLLDGNRRSEDVAVEIALENANRAFDAEFEKRQVAIDNAIEQAQSHGEVYADRLKASIDSELSSIHQQMRKQEEEQQRTTRDLLAKAGVNTNLATEAKLKAEQAQTGATEAIRRAEQAKLDAIKEANRLTSTERSQTESKIATAKSQAISEASRLVDVAKSLLSGKLATVSTNLSQTKEDIKLLASKQLVDSLTGRVISAESMIQTQADQISQRVKTSDFNQAKQRIETAESTITQLGNRITTEIRETVAKIPVDFGGRNYILKSDTYITSGSKFLDSASDFIDYAQAGKFVTISVDIKGENLSPDERGQSRIGCELRLTLSNGNPLYLNCYKVVSATQPRERIYRTVRIPDGVSVVSVAKLNLFVQVRGNALAGRPKFELSSMPTDWSPAPEDLITDLSQTRTLITQTAEGQTQLSTKLTHTENKMMNAETQIRQLLGDVASKVSKMDYDNLKSTVENHTTSINQTTQSILLKADKTFVDGVKSTAEAALSKATSNATMISQTKSELTIANNAISQKVAKTDFNSLTGRVTSAESTIRTQAGQIEQRLTSTQVESAINSKGYQTKSQVDSNITGRGYLTSSSLQPYATTTSVQNLVRTTSDSFTQRISQTESRIPTSVSHRNLIAGTSDRWGAYQTINANSNWVAPLGRVQFGDSSGIYVGSKVHLYVHVSADEITFDPAVTTRTMKLQGPILDSQNVWTWTNWNLYHPFYNKWSSNLTTGNNYRLIKLTATVTQEMYQHSKGFELQVRVDGVKTGKFHVRALMVSTGDLFPDYWTPSLDDFTTVTAFHEVRDTVSSHTRTIGDHTNQISQVVQTANGIVTRVGNLETSRATMAAVNAIQTQVSTLAGSWSVRNLTSAGTVLSQLNLNKDGTVKIDGKLVQITGTTYIQDGVIASGKIASLDAGKITSGIISAARIGAEAITADKLKVDQAFFTKFMATEAYLKQLFAKSAFITQVQSVTLSANKISGGILSAINGAMKINLSLGNIKFFTNSPSISREVSGYPHQWVSFETGTSNGKPCGVTIIGSNRWNNWNANDGGFVGIRAWNGTDTDQIDVVGDKVRLASAPYTNPDGWEIVTLPNRLSIDAYKASDRPSSILNIGDIRIYRNGTTYVSLKDVLHQFNHNFKHLVNITGRGDVILTWDTIK, from the coding sequence GTGCTATCATTATTAGACAAAACTGTTCGAACAGCAAAATGGCATGGAAAACCACTCCCAGAAACCATTAAGGCAAGTGTCAAGGAAACCTTGAATGGGGATTTTGTCCTGAACTTTACCTATCCGATAACAGACAGCGGACTATTTCGAGAGTTAAAAGAGGACTACCTCGTTCGTAGCCCAGTTCCAGTATTGGGACATCAGTTGTTTCGGATAAAGAAAGTCATCGAAGGAGACACCAGTCTTGAAGTTGTGGCCTATCACATTTCAGATGACATCATGACGAGGTTAGTATCGCCATTTAGGTGTGAACAGGTACCCTGTGCAACAGCACTATCAAGCATGGTCATGGCAAGCAAGTCTCCATTGGGAGATTTTTCTTTTACCAGCGACATTGTCAAGAACAGAACCTATACAACGGACAAGGAACAGACGCTTTACTCCAGCTTGTTGGATGGCAAACATTCTATTATTGGAACTTGGGAGGGGGAACTGGTTCGTGATAATCTTGCCCTAACTATAAAGGTTGAGCGAGGACAAGACCGTGGGGTGGTCATTTCTACTCACTACAATTTGAAAAAGTATCAGAGAACAAAAGAAAGTTCACAGATTATCACTCGCATTCATGCCACTTCAAGTTTTAAACAAGAGGGGCAGGATAGGGAAACTGTACTTCAAGTCACAGTAGACAGTCCACTGATAAACTCCTATCCATTCATCAATGAAGTGACCTATACCAATAATAACCTCAGGTCTCGTCAAGAGTTAATAGAGTGGGCTAGTAGCAAGTTTCGCTTAGAGGGAATTGATAAGCCAAAAGATGCCATTATCATTGAGGCATTTGAGTTAGATGGTCAAATGGTTCATCTAGGCGATACCGTAACTTTAAAAAGCAAGCTACACGGAATTGATGTGAGGAAGAAAGCCATCGCTTATGATTATGATCCTTTAGCTAAGAATTACCGCTCTATCACATTTGATGATAAGGCAAGTATCGGAACAGGTAAAACTGGCGTTAGCTTAAGTACACTAGCAAATAATCTCCTTGATGGGAATAGGCGGAGTGAGGATGTTGCCGTTGAAATTGCCCTTGAAAATGCCAACAGAGCCTTTGATGCAGAATTTGAGAAACGTCAAGTAGCCATTGATAACGCTATTGAACAGGCTCAAAGTCATGGGGAGGTCTATGCGGATCGATTAAAGGCCAGCATTGATAGTGAACTTTCTTCTATTCACCAACAGATGCGGAAACAAGAAGAGGAGCAGCAACGCACAACTCGTGATTTATTGGCAAAGGCTGGGGTAAACACCAACCTAGCCACAGAAGCCAAACTGAAGGCAGAACAGGCTCAAACTGGGGCCACAGAAGCCATCAGAAGAGCAGAACAAGCCAAGCTTGATGCCATTAAAGAAGCTAACCGCTTGACTTCAACGGAGCGTAGTCAGACAGAGTCCAAAATTGCGACAGCAAAATCACAAGCTATCTCTGAAGCTAGTCGATTGGTTGATGTAGCAAAATCACTGTTGAGTGGAAAGTTGGCAACTGTCAGTACCAATCTCTCGCAAACCAAGGAGGATATAAAACTTCTTGCGAGTAAGCAACTTGTAGATAGTCTGACTGGTCGAGTAATTAGTGCAGAATCCATGATTCAAACGCAAGCAGACCAAATTTCCCAGCGTGTTAAGACTAGCGATTTTAACCAAGCAAAACAGAGAATCGAAACTGCAGAGTCAACGATTACGCAATTGGGGAATCGGATAACAACTGAGATTCGAGAGACCGTAGCTAAGATTCCAGTTGATTTTGGTGGTCGAAATTACATACTAAAAAGTGATACTTATATTACATCCGGGAGTAAGTTTCTAGATAGTGCTTCGGACTTTATCGACTATGCTCAGGCAGGAAAGTTTGTGACGATCAGCGTTGATATCAAGGGGGAAAATCTGTCGCCTGATGAAAGAGGACAGTCTAGGATAGGATGCGAGCTACGCTTGACTTTATCCAATGGCAATCCTCTCTATCTAAACTGCTATAAAGTTGTTTCAGCAACCCAACCTCGCGAGCGAATATACCGAACGGTTCGTATTCCTGATGGTGTATCGGTTGTTAGTGTAGCAAAGCTCAATCTTTTTGTGCAAGTCAGAGGAAATGCCTTAGCTGGAAGACCAAAGTTTGAACTTTCTTCTATGCCTACTGACTGGTCACCTGCTCCTGAAGACTTAATCACAGATCTCAGTCAAACCAGAACACTAATTACTCAGACAGCTGAGGGCCAAACTCAGCTGTCTACAAAGCTTACTCATACTGAGAATAAAATGATGAATGCTGAAACCCAAATCAGGCAATTGTTGGGTGATGTGGCTAGTAAAGTATCTAAAATGGACTATGACAATCTCAAGAGTACAGTTGAGAATCATACGACAAGTATTAATCAAACGACCCAGTCCATTTTACTTAAAGCTGACAAGACCTTTGTGGACGGTGTGAAATCTACGGCAGAAGCAGCCCTTTCAAAAGCAACTAGCAATGCGACAATGATTAGTCAGACCAAGTCTGAGCTGACTATTGCCAATAATGCCATCTCACAGAAAGTCGCAAAGACAGATTTTAATAGCTTGACTGGTCGAGTAACAAGTGCAGAATCCACTATCCGAACACAGGCTGGGCAAATTGAACAACGACTAACAAGTACGCAAGTTGAATCAGCTATTAACTCAAAAGGCTACCAAACCAAGTCACAGGTCGATTCCAATATTACTGGTCGTGGCTATCTAACCAGCAGTTCTCTCCAACCCTATGCGACGACAACTAGTGTGCAGAATTTGGTTAGAACCACCTCTGATAGTTTTACCCAGAGAATCAGTCAAACGGAAAGCAGAATCCCTACCTCAGTTTCGCATCGCAACTTAATAGCTGGTACTTCGGATAGATGGGGTGCTTATCAGACGATAAATGCCAATAGTAACTGGGTAGCCCCTTTAGGAAGAGTTCAATTTGGAGATAGTAGTGGTATCTATGTTGGATCAAAAGTTCATTTATATGTTCATGTCTCAGCGGATGAGATTACCTTTGACCCTGCTGTAACGACTCGTACTATGAAACTTCAAGGTCCAATATTGGATAGTCAAAATGTTTGGACATGGACCAACTGGAATTTGTATCACCCTTTCTACAATAAATGGAGTAGCAATCTGACAACGGGTAACAACTATCGCTTAATTAAACTGACCGCCACCGTCACTCAAGAGATGTACCAACACTCTAAAGGATTTGAACTTCAAGTCAGAGTTGATGGGGTTAAGACTGGTAAGTTCCATGTGAGAGCCTTAATGGTATCAACTGGTGATCTTTTTCCAGACTATTGGACACCGTCATTAGACGACTTTACGACGGTTACCGCCTTTCATGAAGTGCGGGATACTGTAAGCAGTCATACTCGAACAATTGGAGATCACACCAATCAAATCAGTCAGGTTGTTCAAACGGCTAATGGGATTGTGACACGAGTTGGCAATCTAGAAACAAGTCGAGCGACAATGGCGGCAGTGAATGCCATTCAAACTCAGGTTTCAACACTTGCTGGGTCGTGGTCGGTTAGAAATCTGACCAGTGCAGGAACAGTATTAAGTCAACTTAATCTCAATAAGGATGGCACAGTCAAGATTGATGGTAAACTCGTCCAAATTACAGGTACTACCTACATCCAAGATGGTGTCATTGCGAGCGGAAAGATTGCAAGTCTTGATGCAGGTAAGATTACGTCAGGCATCATCTCGGCAGCTCGTATTGGAGCAGAAGCAATCACTGCGGATAAGTTAAAGGTTGACCAGGCTTTCTTTACCAAGTTTATGGCAACAGAAGCCTACCTCAAGCAGTTGTTTGCCAAATCGGCCTTTATAACACAAGTGCAGTCAGTAACCCTATCTGCCAACAAAATTTCAGGCGGTATTTTGTCAGCCATCAACGGAGCTATGAAAATCAATCTTTCACTTGGGAACATCAAGTTCTTTACCAACTCTCCATCCATTTCTCGAGAGGTTAGTGGATATCCCCACCAATGGGTTTCCTTTGAGACAGGAACGTCAAACGGGAAACCATGTGGTGTAACCATTATTGGTTCGAATCGATGGAACAACTGGAATGCCAATGACGGTGGCTTTGTAGGGATTCGAGCATGGAATGGTACTGATACCGACCAAATTGATGTGGTAGGTGATAAAGTACGATTAGCTAGTGCTCCATATACCAATCCAGATGGCTGGGAAATAGTAACGTTGCCTAACCGACTTAGTATCGATGCCTATAAAGCATCTGATCGACCAAGTTCCATTTTGAATATCGGAGATATCCGCATCTATCGAAATGGGACAACCTATGTCAGCTTGAAAGATGTACTTCATCAATTCAATCACAATTTTAAACACTTAGTAAACATCACAGGTCGAGGTGACGTCATCTTGACATGGGATACGATTAAATAA
- a CDS encoding phage holin family protein translates to MKELLTLNKILFSMIGGLIGSLFGELDGILYALLVFIIIDYLTGIFAAVVEKQLSSSIGFRGIFKKIAILFLVSLGHMIDTAIIKQGGTIRTMVIFFYLSNEGLSILENTVRIGLPIPEKLQAILKQINER, encoded by the coding sequence ATGAAGGAACTGTTAACTCTTAATAAGATTTTATTTTCCATGATTGGAGGCTTGATTGGTAGTCTATTTGGAGAGTTGGATGGTATTCTATATGCCCTACTTGTCTTCATTATTATTGACTATCTAACAGGAATTTTTGCGGCGGTTGTAGAGAAACAATTGTCTAGTAGTATTGGTTTTCGTGGCATCTTTAAAAAGATAGCCATTTTATTTTTAGTTTCACTAGGTCATATGATTGATACTGCAATCATCAAGCAGGGTGGAACGATTCGAACCATGGTCATTTTCTTTTATCTCAGTAATGAGGGGTTAAGTATTTTAGAAAATACCGTTCGAATTGGTCTACCAATACCTGAGAAACTACAAGCAATCTTAAAACAAATCAACGAGAGGTGA
- a CDS encoding N-acetylmuramoyl-L-alanine amidase yields the protein MGKHLVICGHGQGRTGYDPGAVNAKLGITEAGKVRELAKIMSKYSGQQIDFITEQNVYDYRSITSIGKGYDSITELHFNAFNGSAKGTEVLIQSSLEADKEDMAILSLLSRYFQNRGIKKVDWLYNANQAASRGYTYRLVEIAFIDNEQDMAIFENKKEDIARGLVSAITGVEVKTIVPSPPSSTVGSSGTPSKPIYLVGDSLRVLPHATHYQTGQKIANWVKGRTYKILQVKNVHQSNSKRAYLLDGIKSWVLEQDVAGTTKGHSEQTYQAQKGDTYYGIARKFGLTVDALLAVNGLKKTDILRVGQTLKVNAASRTTTAIPTSVASRVVASALSKVGQKVTVPSNPYGGQCVALVDKIVQELTDKNMSYTNAIDCLKKAKSNGFQVIYDSWGVNPKAGDFYVIQTDGMVYGHIGVCVTDSDGKSIDGVEQNIDGYSDHNKNGINDQLEIGGGGITRRVKRQWMADGSLYDSTGTVKLGKVVGWFRIS from the coding sequence ATGGGAAAGCATCTAGTCATTTGTGGTCATGGACAAGGGCGAACAGGCTATGATCCTGGAGCAGTGAATGCCAAACTAGGCATCACAGAAGCAGGAAAGGTTCGAGAATTAGCCAAGATCATGTCTAAGTACAGTGGACAACAGATTGATTTTATTACCGAACAAAATGTTTATGATTATCGGAGTATTACTAGTATTGGAAAGGGATACGACTCGATTACTGAATTGCACTTCAATGCCTTTAATGGTAGTGCAAAAGGAACAGAAGTCTTGATTCAATCTTCCTTAGAAGCGGATAAGGAAGATATGGCTATCCTATCTCTTCTTTCACGTTATTTCCAAAATCGTGGCATTAAGAAGGTAGATTGGCTCTATAATGCCAACCAAGCAGCAAGTCGTGGATACACCTATCGTTTGGTGGAAATTGCCTTCATTGATAATGAACAAGATATGGCGATTTTTGAGAACAAGAAAGAGGATATTGCGAGAGGTCTTGTATCAGCTATAACAGGAGTTGAAGTCAAGACCATTGTTCCCTCGCCCCCCAGTTCAACCGTTGGGAGTTCAGGAACTCCTTCAAAACCAATCTATCTTGTTGGTGATAGTCTTAGGGTGTTGCCTCATGCGACTCATTATCAGACTGGTCAGAAAATCGCCAACTGGGTCAAGGGGCGCACCTACAAAATCCTCCAAGTAAAAAATGTTCACCAGTCCAACAGTAAGAGAGCATATCTACTTGATGGAATCAAGTCCTGGGTGCTTGAGCAGGATGTAGCAGGAACAACCAAAGGCCATAGTGAGCAGACCTATCAAGCACAGAAAGGCGATACGTATTATGGAATCGCTCGGAAGTTTGGTTTAACAGTTGATGCCCTTCTTGCGGTGAATGGCTTGAAGAAGACGGATATTTTAAGAGTTGGACAAACTCTAAAGGTCAACGCGGCTTCAAGGACAACAACCGCTATTCCAACCAGTGTTGCAAGTCGTGTGGTTGCATCAGCATTATCCAAGGTCGGTCAAAAGGTGACCGTTCCATCTAACCCTTACGGTGGACAGTGTGTCGCCTTGGTGGATAAGATTGTGCAAGAGTTGACGGACAAGAATATGTCCTATACTAATGCCATTGACTGTTTGAAGAAAGCAAAATCAAATGGTTTCCAAGTAATCTACGATTCTTGGGGTGTGAATCCTAAAGCAGGTGATTTCTATGTCATTCAAACAGATGGTATGGTATATGGGCATATTGGTGTCTGTGTGACGGATTCTGATGGAAAAAGTATTGATGGTGTGGAACAGAATATTGATGGATATTCTGACCATAATAAGAACGGTATCAATGACCAACTAGAAATTGGTGGCGGTGGGATCACTCGTCGTGTGAAACGTCAATGGATGGCGGATGGCTCACTCTACGATTCAACTGGAACAGTTAAACTCGGTAAAGTTGTTGGTTGGTTTAGAATTTCATAA